A window from Marinagarivorans cellulosilyticus encodes these proteins:
- a CDS encoding nucleoside hydrolase-like domain-containing protein: MLNTTNTSLLSLIKPSIMVSLFTASLGACSAMQTTTNASAEHTPSANITTTKSSQNYNSKPRIINTTDLGADPDDEQSMVRQLVMANEFDIEGLIVSTGCWKKSQSDTRMLDKIVDAYGQVLPNLQKHAEGFPSHAYLKSISVMGQTGYGMDDVGEGKDSPGSELIIKAVDKDDPRPVWATCWGGCNTIAQAVWKVQNTRTEAELNKFLSKLRVYDVLGQDNAGTWLAKTFPNLFYIRATKVYDWQHDKNNPWWQTHVQSHGPLGAVFPSAIYSPEGDTPAFLYLVPNGLNDPEMVGHGSWGGRFDTQKQIGIRGMRCMEGEDAKYDPYLMYGNYSNSGARKWADGYNNDFEARMDWSINSDYANANHPPIAVVNNSTSKQVLYINTHAGASVILNASGSSDPDDDNLNYHWEFYSDASSYKGSVKFSNNTSMKTSVQIPSDANGENIHVILTLKDSSTPNLYAYRRIIFNVQ; encoded by the coding sequence GTGTTAAACACCACCAATACTTCACTATTAAGCCTTATTAAACCCTCCATAATGGTCAGCTTATTTACGGCCTCTTTAGGTGCATGCTCTGCAATGCAAACCACCACCAACGCATCCGCCGAGCACACACCCTCAGCCAATATTACAACCACAAAAAGCAGCCAAAATTACAACAGCAAACCACGCATTATCAACACCACAGATTTAGGCGCAGATCCCGATGACGAACAATCAATGGTTCGCCAACTGGTTATGGCCAATGAATTTGATATCGAAGGTTTAATTGTTTCCACTGGCTGCTGGAAAAAATCTCAAAGCGACACCCGAATGCTCGATAAAATCGTCGATGCCTACGGCCAAGTACTGCCTAATTTACAAAAACATGCCGAGGGTTTCCCCTCGCACGCCTATTTAAAATCCATCTCGGTGATGGGGCAAACAGGTTATGGCATGGACGACGTAGGCGAAGGTAAAGACAGCCCAGGATCTGAACTCATTATTAAAGCTGTCGATAAGGACGACCCTCGCCCGGTATGGGCAACCTGCTGGGGCGGTTGCAATACGATTGCCCAAGCGGTTTGGAAAGTACAAAACACTCGCACGGAAGCCGAATTAAATAAATTTTTAAGTAAACTACGCGTTTATGATGTTTTAGGCCAAGATAACGCCGGCACTTGGCTCGCAAAAACATTCCCCAACCTTTTCTATATTCGCGCCACAAAAGTGTACGACTGGCAACACGACAAAAATAATCCTTGGTGGCAAACCCATGTTCAAAGCCACGGTCCATTAGGCGCAGTATTCCCTAGCGCTATTTATTCGCCCGAAGGCGACACGCCCGCGTTTTTATACCTTGTGCCCAATGGTCTTAACGACCCAGAAATGGTGGGGCACGGCAGTTGGGGTGGGCGCTTCGATACGCAAAAACAAATAGGTATCCGAGGCATGCGCTGCATGGAGGGCGAGGATGCCAAATACGATCCATATTTAATGTACGGCAACTACAGCAATAGCGGCGCCAGAAAATGGGCCGATGGTTACAATAACGACTTTGAAGCACGTATGGATTGGAGCATTAATAGCGATTACGCCAACGCCAACCATCCCCCTATTGCCGTTGTTAATAACAGCACTAGCAAGCAAGTGCTTTACATTAATACCCATGCAGGCGCCAGCGTAATATTAAACGCAAGCGGCTCAAGCGACCCAGATGACGACAACCTAAACTACCATTGGGAATTTTACAGTGACGCCAGCTCTTACAAAGGCAGTGTAAAGTTCAGTAACAATACATCCATGAAAACATCGGTGCAAATACCTAGCGATGCAAATGGAGAAAACATTCACGTTATTTTAACATTGAAGGATTCCAGCACCCCCAACTTATATGCATATCGCCGGATTATTTTTAATGTTCAATAA
- a CDS encoding nucleoside hydrolase-like domain-containing protein has product MFDSTHQHRITRIPRTITLGLIVAALSACAGDTTGSSSLSANESSASLAASSDTVQSSEATSSVAPSSSAMAVSSVASSAAISSSVSSSTMSSIPDNTALLTTIEAEDYDAASQVQPFESQSDNGRTIMVWPGTGDQSTEALDNGAGQLFYSIVAAASSATLYATVNFFDATNDSFFYKLEGKDATWAAQNNVSTAGYEELEIATWDGLTPGLAYTLKIQRREDGAKLDSFRLEGGGFAFGQEGSSSSSIAMSSSVSSASNSSTGNPSGTTYKHRLINTTDLVADPDDEQSLIRQLVMADTVDIEGLIVTTGCWRKAQNSSGFSLLDNILKAYEQSYSNLKVHGDFPTPEYLRSISVYGQRGYAMGDVGAGKDSEGSNLIIEAVDKDDPRPVWATCWGGCNTIAQAVWKVQNTRSKAELDKFISKLRVYDVLGQDEAGNWLAKTFPNLMYIRTRNVYNWQPEKNGTYYKQIQSLGPLGQKFPDTKYAPEGDTPAFMHVVQPGLNDPDEITQGGWGGRFNATKSANIKGMSCMNSGAYNTHYMHGDADNSIKRWSDGYNNDFLARMQWSTTSNYNAVNHHPIIVLNGQEKMAVMTMDVQAGSTVALDASASRDPDGNNLNYKWEFYKDPSSYGGSVSISGTSIASVQVPSDARGKSIHIILTLKDNGSPSLTAYRRVVLNVK; this is encoded by the coding sequence ATGTTTGATTCTACGCACCAACATCGCATTACGCGCATCCCGCGCACCATCACACTCGGGCTGATTGTTGCGGCGCTTAGCGCATGCGCTGGGGACACAACAGGCTCGTCTAGCCTTAGCGCAAACGAATCATCCGCAAGCCTAGCCGCCTCTAGTGACACCGTGCAATCGAGCGAGGCAACCTCTAGCGTTGCGCCATCAAGCTCAGCGATGGCAGTAAGCTCCGTCGCCTCAAGCGCCGCCATTTCAAGCTCAGTATCTTCCAGCACGATGTCATCAATACCGGATAACACCGCACTGCTTACCACCATTGAAGCCGAGGATTACGACGCAGCCTCTCAGGTACAGCCTTTTGAATCTCAGAGTGACAATGGCCGAACCATTATGGTATGGCCGGGCACCGGCGACCAAAGCACAGAAGCCTTAGATAACGGCGCAGGCCAGCTTTTTTACTCTATCGTTGCCGCAGCATCGTCCGCGACGCTTTATGCTACCGTGAATTTTTTCGATGCCACCAACGATAGCTTCTTTTACAAGCTAGAAGGCAAAGATGCCACTTGGGCAGCGCAAAACAACGTTTCAACAGCCGGTTATGAAGAGCTGGAAATCGCAACGTGGGATGGCTTAACGCCAGGGCTGGCTTACACACTTAAAATTCAACGCCGCGAAGATGGCGCCAAGCTTGATTCCTTCCGGCTTGAAGGCGGTGGCTTTGCCTTCGGTCAAGAAGGTAGCTCTTCCAGCAGTATTGCTATGAGTTCGTCCGTAAGCTCGGCAAGCAATTCTTCTACCGGCAACCCAAGTGGCACCACTTACAAACATCGCCTTATCAATACCACAGACTTAGTCGCAGACCCTGACGACGAGCAATCATTAATCCGTCAGCTGGTAATGGCCGATACCGTCGATATTGAAGGCCTTATTGTTACCACCGGCTGCTGGCGAAAAGCCCAAAACAGCTCTGGCTTTTCACTGCTCGACAACATTCTTAAGGCCTACGAGCAATCGTATAGCAACCTAAAAGTGCATGGCGACTTTCCAACACCCGAGTATTTAAGGTCCATATCGGTATACGGCCAAAGGGGTTATGCCATGGGTGATGTCGGCGCCGGTAAAGACAGTGAAGGCTCTAACCTTATTATCGAAGCCGTCGATAAAGACGACCCTCGCCCAGTTTGGGCTACCTGTTGGGGTGGCTGTAACACCATTGCTCAAGCCGTTTGGAAAGTGCAAAACACTCGCTCGAAAGCCGAACTCGATAAGTTTATTAGCAAACTGCGCGTATATGATGTTTTGGGTCAAGACGAAGCCGGTAACTGGCTGGCCAAAACCTTCCCCAACTTGATGTACATACGCACACGTAACGTTTACAACTGGCAACCTGAAAAGAATGGTACTTACTACAAACAAATTCAATCTCTTGGGCCATTGGGGCAAAAATTCCCCGATACTAAGTATGCACCAGAGGGCGATACCCCAGCGTTCATGCATGTGGTGCAACCAGGCTTAAACGATCCTGACGAAATTACTCAAGGCGGCTGGGGCGGGCGCTTTAATGCCACCAAGTCGGCCAACATTAAGGGCATGAGCTGCATGAACAGCGGCGCCTACAACACGCACTACATGCACGGCGACGCAGACAACTCGATCAAAAGATGGAGCGATGGCTACAACAACGACTTCCTAGCGCGTATGCAGTGGAGCACCACCAGCAACTACAACGCGGTCAATCACCACCCCATTATTGTGCTTAACGGCCAAGAAAAAATGGCAGTGATGACCATGGATGTTCAGGCGGGTTCTACCGTGGCGCTAGATGCGTCAGCCTCTCGTGACCCAGATGGCAACAATCTCAATTACAAGTGGGAGTTTTACAAAGACCCAAGCTCTTACGGGGGTTCTGTTTCCATTAGCGGCACATCAATAGCCAGCGTACAGGTTCCATCTGATGCGCGCGGTAAGAGCATTCATATTATCCTTACCCTTAAAGATAATGGCTCACCGAGCTTAACGGCTTATCGCCGTGTGGTACTTAATGTTAAATAA
- a CDS encoding helix-turn-helix domain-containing protein, producing MNNLSVSFDPGRPHFEPYGLTCVNWQPTIMPRPDHHNEIEINLLPAGSVTYMLGGKKTTVSAGRLSLFWAAIPHQIIGYENDVPYLVATIPLQHFLQWRLPDSFVQALMQGQLLSESQPHKASKDIQLMENWVSDLAQHSQLAEQPVLLEMQARLTRLAANYYEEGSTQGLAGISDSGLSRVEKMACFIAQNYTQKITVQDVAELVGLHPNYAMNLFQKSFGTTLIHYLTQHRLSHAQRLLTTTDDAITEIALKSGFQSISRFNDVFNHAFSCSPRAYRKHHR from the coding sequence ATGAATAATCTCAGCGTATCCTTTGACCCCGGTCGCCCTCACTTTGAACCTTACGGCTTAACGTGTGTAAATTGGCAACCTACTATTATGCCTCGCCCAGACCACCACAACGAGATAGAAATTAACCTACTCCCAGCTGGGTCTGTTACCTACATGCTAGGGGGGAAAAAAACCACAGTAAGCGCCGGAAGGCTTAGCCTTTTTTGGGCTGCCATTCCCCACCAAATTATTGGTTACGAAAACGACGTACCCTACTTAGTCGCCACCATACCATTGCAGCACTTTTTACAGTGGCGGCTGCCAGATAGCTTTGTTCAAGCCTTAATGCAAGGGCAATTATTGAGTGAGTCGCAGCCTCATAAGGCCAGCAAAGATATCCAACTCATGGAAAACTGGGTTTCTGACTTAGCTCAACATTCGCAACTGGCGGAACAGCCCGTACTCTTGGAGATGCAAGCTCGCTTAACCCGCTTAGCGGCCAATTACTATGAAGAAGGCAGCACACAGGGGCTTGCAGGTATTTCTGATTCCGGCTTAAGTCGCGTTGAAAAAATGGCGTGCTTCATTGCACAAAACTACACGCAAAAAATTACCGTACAAGACGTCGCCGAACTCGTGGGCCTGCACCCCAACTATGCGATGAACTTATTCCAAAAAAGCTTTGGCACAACGCTAATTCATTACCTAACACAGCACCGGTTATCTCATGCTCAACGGTTATTAACCACCACAGATGATGCCATTACCGAAATTGCATTAAAGTCGGGCTTTCAATCCATCAGCCGATTTAATGATGTGTTCAATCATGCCTTTAGTTGCTCACCGCGCGCCTACCGAAAACACCACCGTTAA
- a CDS encoding YbaN family protein, giving the protein MRNIFLMTIGWLTVVLAVIGIFLPLLPTVPFLLVAAWCFSQSSPRCRTWLFNHRILGPLVQQWSGQKTIPRTVKLRAIVSIWAGMIISMLLIKKLYLVVMLAIIGSIVSIYIWRRPEQ; this is encoded by the coding sequence ATGCGAAATATATTCTTAATGACTATTGGCTGGCTGACCGTTGTGCTTGCCGTTATCGGCATCTTTTTACCCCTTCTACCAACCGTACCGTTTTTACTGGTCGCCGCTTGGTGCTTTAGCCAATCATCACCACGGTGCCGTACCTGGCTGTTTAATCACCGTATTCTCGGGCCGCTAGTGCAACAGTGGTCAGGCCAAAAAACGATACCTCGCACTGTAAAATTGCGTGCTATCGTTAGTATATGGGCAGGCATGATTATTTCGATGCTATTAATAAAGAAGCTTTATTTAGTGGTAATGCTCGCAATTATAGGTAGTATCGTTTCAATTTATATCTGGCGAAGACCCGAGCAATAG
- a CDS encoding DUF6445 family protein, translating to MSKPRVEHLGHSKNPVIIIDDYVSDTKKIIDYAVQQSAFNQDANSFYPGMRSRLPAEYVLDCVRPLIPHLYAIYNIPKHLTAKPVDLRYSLITRQPHELKAIQTLPHFDTPSQYTIAVLHYLNDQPHGGTGLFRHKPTGFEYINEARQQTYFDYVKNNLQHFTPQSAAYCPANNEQYECYRELEFKLNRLVAYPGCLLHTALVNPKTDIDANPLTGRLTANMLLEFV from the coding sequence TTGAGCAAGCCAAGGGTTGAACATCTTGGGCACAGTAAAAACCCCGTCATTATTATTGACGACTATGTTTCAGATACCAAAAAAATTATTGATTACGCCGTACAACAATCGGCTTTTAATCAAGATGCCAATAGTTTTTACCCAGGCATGCGCTCACGGCTGCCGGCAGAATATGTTTTAGACTGCGTAAGGCCCCTTATACCGCACCTATATGCTATTTATAACATTCCCAAACATTTGACAGCTAAACCCGTCGACTTGCGTTATTCGCTCATTACGCGCCAACCGCACGAATTAAAAGCCATTCAGACACTGCCGCATTTTGATACGCCAAGCCAATATACGATTGCAGTTTTACATTATTTAAATGATCAACCTCATGGCGGTACAGGTTTATTCAGACATAAACCCACAGGGTTTGAATATATAAACGAAGCAAGGCAACAAACGTATTTTGATTACGTGAAAAATAACCTTCAGCACTTTACACCGCAAAGCGCCGCATACTGCCCAGCCAATAACGAGCAATACGAGTGCTACCGCGAATTAGAATTTAAACTGAATCGCCTTGTCGCCTACCCCGGTTGCTTGCTGCATACCGCTCTAGTTAACCCAAAAACCGATATAGACGCTAACCCGCTGACAGGTCGCCTAACAGCAAATATGCTATTAGAATTTGTGTAA
- a CDS encoding glutathionylspermidine synthase family protein, whose translation MKRISIAERADWRNQAEAVGFDFHTIDGEPYWDESAYYQFSLAQIENDIEDPTAELHQMAVSLIDDIINSEQLLSQLDVPERYWNHVANSWRNSDPHLYGRMDLAYNGQGPAKLLELNYDTPTSLFETGYFQWIWLEQQIASGLLPATADQFNSLQDQLENAFKTLPFPTPLHFTSVLESAEDKGTVNYLMDIASQSGIDARYIPLENIGEYNGQFIDEEDFEILGLFKLYPWEFMLREDFGQVVITSQTQMIEPPWKMLLSNKGILPLLWQRYANHPNLLPAFFEENSESAANRPALEAGWVRKPLFSREGANVEIITDAGETLKEDGPYNDIATIRQAFCELPRFSRVNTKSQKNEDTYAVIGSWVVGDEPAGIGIREDNTLITKDSSRFVPHCIVD comes from the coding sequence ATGAAGCGAATTTCCATTGCTGAACGCGCCGATTGGCGCAACCAAGCCGAAGCTGTCGGTTTTGATTTTCACACAATCGACGGCGAACCCTACTGGGACGAAAGTGCTTATTACCAGTTTTCGTTAGCACAAATCGAAAACGATATTGAAGACCCAACCGCCGAATTACACCAAATGGCGGTAAGCCTTATTGACGACATTATTAATAGCGAGCAACTGCTAAGCCAATTAGATGTACCCGAGCGCTACTGGAATCATGTTGCCAACAGTTGGCGCAACAGCGACCCCCACCTTTATGGCCGCATGGATCTAGCCTATAACGGCCAAGGCCCAGCTAAATTATTAGAGCTAAACTACGACACGCCTACCAGCTTATTTGAAACCGGTTATTTTCAGTGGATATGGCTAGAGCAACAAATAGCCAGTGGTTTGTTGCCCGCTACTGCAGACCAATTTAATTCCCTACAAGACCAGCTCGAAAACGCCTTTAAAACTCTGCCTTTCCCAACACCGCTACATTTTACCAGCGTACTGGAAAGCGCCGAAGATAAAGGCACAGTCAATTATTTAATGGATATCGCCAGCCAAAGCGGCATTGATGCGCGCTATATTCCACTCGAAAACATTGGTGAATATAACGGCCAATTTATTGATGAAGAAGATTTTGAAATTTTAGGGCTATTTAAACTCTACCCTTGGGAATTTATGCTGCGCGAAGACTTTGGCCAAGTCGTAATAACCAGCCAAACCCAAATGATCGAACCGCCATGGAAAATGCTGCTATCCAATAAAGGCATATTACCTTTGTTGTGGCAACGCTACGCAAACCACCCTAATTTACTGCCCGCTTTTTTCGAAGAAAACAGCGAAAGCGCAGCAAACCGACCAGCTCTGGAAGCAGGCTGGGTGCGCAAGCCGCTATTTTCCCGCGAAGGCGCCAACGTAGAAATAATCACCGATGCCGGTGAAACATTAAAAGAAGATGGCCCCTATAACGATATAGCCACCATCCGCCAAGCCTTCTGCGAATTACCGCGCTTTAGCCGCGTGAATACAAAATCACAAAAAAACGAAGATACATACGCCGTTATTGGCAGCTGGGTCGTCGGCGACGAACCCGCTGGCATTGGTATTCGCGAAGACAATACGCTAATCACCAAAGACAGCTCGCGCTTTGTTCCGCATTGCATCGTTGATTAA
- a CDS encoding DUF1190 domain-containing protein, giving the protein MTIKTFKRSKKAALILMVPATTFTLASCVKHPDDEPALVYQTPEQCAQSGLSTQEQCEADYQQALALHPQTAPKYANKAECEADFGVGGCETAPQQSAQGGSFFMPLMMGYLAGQMFNRSGNQFTGNGPQAGDNKTGTKTTAGNGATQTRSNVASQPLYKSGDDRATYRTANNTAVSRTTGPVKVNPSRIKPQAGRLVPRGGFGKQASFRANSFGG; this is encoded by the coding sequence ATGACGATTAAAACTTTTAAACGCAGTAAAAAAGCCGCACTTATTCTAATGGTGCCGGCCACAACCTTTACACTAGCAAGCTGTGTTAAACACCCCGATGACGAACCGGCCTTGGTCTATCAAACGCCAGAGCAATGTGCGCAATCAGGTTTAAGCACCCAAGAACAGTGCGAAGCCGATTATCAACAAGCACTAGCACTGCACCCACAAACAGCCCCAAAATATGCTAATAAAGCCGAGTGCGAAGCCGACTTTGGCGTAGGCGGCTGCGAAACGGCTCCGCAACAAAGCGCACAAGGCGGCAGCTTTTTTATGCCGTTAATGATGGGTTATTTAGCCGGCCAAATGTTTAATCGCTCGGGCAACCAATTTACCGGCAATGGCCCACAAGCAGGCGATAACAAAACAGGCACAAAAACCACCGCAGGCAATGGCGCAACACAAACGCGCAGCAATGTGGCCAGCCAGCCGTTGTATAAGTCTGGCGACGACCGCGCCACTTATCGCACAGCCAATAATACCGCGGTATCACGTACCACCGGCCCAGTAAAAGTTAACCCTAGCCGCATAAAACCCCAAGCCGGGCGCTTGGTGCCACGCGGCGGTTTTGGTAAACAAGCGTCTTTTCGTGCTAACAGTTTTGGCGGCTAA
- a CDS encoding DUF350 domain-containing protein has translation MLETTTQSLAGLPAFLAYFALAITLSLIFIRLYTWLTPHDEFGLIRQNNNAAALAFGGALIGFALPLASAITHSMSLIDCALWGAVALVVQALTFVLLRVVVSDLPKRIEQGELASATLVAASAIAVGLINSACMSY, from the coding sequence ATGTTAGAAACCACAACACAATCCCTCGCGGGTTTACCTGCATTTTTGGCTTACTTTGCACTCGCAATCACCCTTAGCCTTATTTTTATTCGACTTTACACTTGGCTAACCCCTCACGATGAATTTGGCTTAATTCGGCAAAATAATAATGCTGCGGCCCTTGCTTTTGGCGGTGCACTAATTGGCTTTGCGTTACCGCTTGCCAGCGCCATTACCCATTCAATGTCGTTAATCGATTGCGCACTTTGGGGCGCCGTTGCATTAGTTGTACAAGCATTAACATTTGTACTTTTGCGGGTTGTCGTTTCCGACTTACCTAAACGTATTGAACAAGGCGAACTCGCCAGCGCAACGTTAGTGGCAGCCTCCGCTATTGCCGTTGGCCTTATTAATTCAGCCTGTATGAGCTACTAG
- a CDS encoding DUF1851 domain-containing protein produces MHYPITISPPLMLQLRKILSLTDQDTLLDITAFGDVFIQRQVDVPNTNEHILYSFTDGTITDVSDLVAEHGLPPVSLDLGDQWYQFNAQAMLNDDGLTLAEGECFGFIKPTFEGGDYGPHNIHTVKIIDYISDLLPRLTHT; encoded by the coding sequence ATGCACTACCCCATCACCATAAGCCCACCACTTATGTTGCAATTGCGCAAAATATTGTCGCTGACCGATCAAGACACCTTGCTCGACATCACAGCCTTTGGCGATGTTTTTATTCAGCGCCAAGTCGATGTGCCCAACACGAATGAACATATTTTGTACAGCTTTACCGACGGCACTATTACCGATGTCAGTGACTTGGTTGCCGAACACGGCCTGCCGCCGGTTTCCCTTGATTTAGGTGATCAATGGTATCAATTTAATGCTCAAGCCATGCTCAATGACGATGGCCTCACCCTTGCCGAAGGCGAGTGCTTTGGTTTTATTAAGCCGACCTTTGAAGGCGGCGACTACGGCCCCCATAATATCCACACGGTAAAAATAATTGATTACATCAGCGATTTATTACCGCGCCTTACTCACACTTAA
- a CDS encoding tRNA-uridine aminocarboxypropyltransferase: protein MTLLWFFCDRGTDSVPFALFIHLLLDSRRNRRMTQRPHCQICLYPLSTCICCAVAPVKSMANVDILQHPSEQKAAKNTARLVTLCMPKARVWMGEQADDFTELQSQLATEARPIVVVYPAAGSLPLEAFIKQQEKTQQPALALRLLFLDGTWKKAYKLWQLNPWLQQYPQISIETTTSQYHIRKAPKAHYLSTLEAVAICLQKAEHCNVQPLYDCLHQMQLSFSQHMR from the coding sequence ATGACGCTTTTATGGTTTTTTTGTGACCGCGGAACTGATAGTGTGCCCTTCGCACTGTTCATCCACCTGCTTTTAGATAGCCGCCGTAACCGCCGCATGACTCAAAGACCCCACTGCCAAATATGCCTTTACCCCTTAAGCACTTGTATCTGCTGCGCTGTAGCACCGGTAAAAAGCATGGCCAATGTGGACATCTTGCAGCACCCTAGCGAGCAAAAAGCCGCCAAGAATACCGCCCGCTTAGTGACCCTATGCATGCCTAAAGCCCGCGTATGGATGGGTGAACAAGCCGATGATTTCACGGAGCTGCAAAGCCAACTGGCAACCGAAGCCAGGCCGATTGTTGTCGTTTACCCAGCAGCCGGCAGCCTGCCGCTCGAAGCTTTTATCAAACAGCAAGAAAAGACCCAGCAGCCAGCCCTCGCGCTACGCTTATTGTTTTTAGACGGTACATGGAAGAAGGCTTATAAACTGTGGCAGCTCAACCCTTGGCTACAGCAATACCCACAGATCAGCATTGAAACAACAACCTCTCAATACCATATTCGCAAGGCACCCAAAGCCCATTACCTATCAACACTGGAAGCCGTGGCCATATGCCTACAAAAAGCGGAGCACTGTAACGTGCAGCCACTGTATGATTGCCTTCATCAAATGCAGTTATCATTTAGCCAACACATGCGTTAA